The Chryseobacterium nakagawai genome has a segment encoding these proteins:
- a CDS encoding bifunctional riboflavin kinase/FAD synthetase, with product MKVFKNFKDYSSQKPLALSLGMFDGVHLGHKSIIDELIKVGTENNLETAILTFWPHPRFVFNPNEDLKLLNTIEEKQQRIEKYSIDNLFLKEFDEEFRNLTGEEFVRQILIDKLNVKYLIIGYDHSFGKNKSGNFELLQKLSKELDFEVEQMEAINIHENNISSTKVRNALLTGNIKEANEMLGYFYPVSGTVVHGKKIGRTIGYPTANIDTESIKLLPKKGAYIVEVEVKGQQYKGMLSIGTNPTVNGEKLTVEVYILDFDKDIYNEKITVRFRDFLHDEIKFEGLEKLIERLDEDKQLTEAFNF from the coding sequence TTGAAAGTTTTCAAGAATTTTAAAGATTATTCCTCTCAAAAGCCTTTAGCACTGTCTTTAGGGATGTTTGACGGGGTGCATCTTGGACATAAAAGTATTATAGATGAGCTCATTAAGGTAGGAACAGAAAACAATCTGGAAACTGCCATCCTTACTTTCTGGCCACATCCGAGGTTTGTTTTTAATCCCAATGAAGATTTAAAACTTCTGAATACCATAGAGGAAAAGCAGCAACGTATTGAAAAATATAGTATTGATAATTTGTTTCTGAAGGAATTTGATGAAGAATTCAGAAATCTTACCGGAGAAGAATTTGTACGTCAGATCCTGATTGATAAACTGAATGTAAAATATCTTATTATAGGATACGATCATTCTTTCGGGAAAAATAAAAGCGGAAATTTCGAACTTCTTCAAAAGCTGTCTAAAGAACTTGATTTTGAGGTTGAACAGATGGAAGCCATTAATATTCACGAGAATAATATCAGCTCTACCAAAGTTCGCAATGCTCTTTTAACTGGAAATATTAAAGAAGCCAATGAAATGTTGGGATACTTCTATCCTGTTTCCGGAACTGTAGTGCATGGAAAGAAGATTGGGAGAACCATTGGTTATCCAACTGCCAATATTGACACGGAATCCATTAAACTTTTACCTAAAAAAGGAGCCTATATTGTTGAAGTGGAAGTAAAAGGTCAACAATATAAGGGAATGCTGAGCATTGGAACAAATCCTACTGTCAACGGAGAAAAACTAACTGTTGAAGTATATATTCTTGATTTTGATAAGGATATTTATAATGAAAAGATCACCGTGAGATTCAGAGACTTTCTTCATGATGAAATCAAGTTTGAAGGATTAGAAAAGCTTATTGAACGACTTGATGAAGATAAACAACTAACAGAAGCATTTAATTTTTAA
- a CDS encoding MmcQ/YjbR family DNA-binding protein: MDANEILDYCLTKKAVTESFPFDNETLVLKVDTKIFLLMGLERQPLSVNVKTDPEWSAELREQYPQITGAYHMNKTHWNSVNLDGLKRDLIFKLIDHSYDLVFKSLTKKVQHAINNS; encoded by the coding sequence ATGGATGCCAACGAAATATTAGACTATTGTCTTACTAAAAAAGCGGTTACAGAAAGTTTTCCTTTTGATAATGAAACTCTTGTATTAAAGGTAGATACAAAAATATTTTTGTTGATGGGTCTCGAAAGGCAGCCTCTGTCTGTTAATGTAAAGACAGATCCGGAATGGAGCGCAGAGCTTAGAGAACAATACCCTCAGATTACGGGAGCCTATCATATGAATAAAACCCATTGGAATTCAGTGAATTTAGATGGACTGAAAAGAGATCTGATTTTTAAATTAATAGATCATTCTTACGATTTGGTGTTTAAGTCGCTTACCAAAAAAGTACAGCATGCCATCAATAATTCTTAA